In one window of Juglans regia cultivar Chandler chromosome 3, Walnut 2.0, whole genome shotgun sequence DNA:
- the LOC108982747 gene encoding VQ motif-containing protein 1-like, whose translation MACASRDQAVRVVLIDTQYVETDALSFKSVVQSLTGKDSCVSWIEKSSFGVENRKGPVAVNRSGFDKSGCDNINNGCGGTGNRSVSMLSKGMSFKDLDVMILHAPPMEDLQWLWADNN comes from the coding sequence ATGGCGTGTGCTAGTCGTGATCAAGCCGTGAGAGTGGTGCTTATCGATACCCAGTACGTGGAAACGGACGCCCTGAGCTTCAAATCCGTAGTTCAGAGCCTTACCGGTAAGGATTCTTGCGTTTCTTGGATAGAGAAGAGCTCCTTCGGCGTAGAAAACAGAAAAGGCCCCGTCGCTGTGAACAGAAGTGGCTTCGACAAATCAGGCTGCgataatattaataatggatGTGGCGGAACTGGAAATCGCAGTGTTTCGATGTTATCGAAGGGCATGTCGTTCAAGGATTTGGATGTTATGATCTTGCATGCGCCTCCAATGGAGGACTTGCAATGGCTGTGGGCTGATAATAACtag